From the genome of Prionailurus bengalensis isolate Pbe53 chromosome D1, Fcat_Pben_1.1_paternal_pri, whole genome shotgun sequence:
GTCCAGTTGCAATAAAACCATAGTGGTGGATGTAAGATCTCCATTACTTTTCCCATATTTACTATGCCAGAGAGAAATCACTATGGTGAAATGAGGGTATACTGTAAAGTTACCTACTACGACAGAGTATAGTAAGAATTCAAGGCTATTGCTCAGATGGGCTCACCAAGCAGAATTCTGCTATACATTCCCATACCTTCTATCCACCCCATAAAAAGATAAGGCCTTgattaaaagatgaataaaaggtGCATGTTAAGTCTATATTTTGGATCattatgaattcattcattccttcagttGCCAAGTCCCAAGAAGGAAGAGTAAGTGTGAAAGATAATGGTATTTTCTCAACCTGCCCTTGCACCATCCCCTTTATGATAGGTCCTTCAGGATTTGttacttcttctcttcctctctctcctcacctgGAGTCTTGAGTGTCACTCCAAGGTGGGAGTGGGACCAAAAGCCTGTTGATGAATGTCtttaataaatttcaattttatgatTATTGGACTAGAAAATTATCtcttgggggtgcttgggtggcttagccgtttaagcatctgacttgggctcaggtcatgatctcacgttcttgagtttgagctccgcgtcagactctgtgctgacagtgtggattctgcttgggattctctctccctccctctgtgcccctcccctgcttgtaccttccttctttctctctcaaaataaacaaacttcaaaatattttttaaaaaagagagaaaattatctGTTGGAAAATCCCTAGGGCAAATGGGTGAGGGAAAGTCTTATGATGGCAATTTCTAGAACAACCAAGGTCCAGGGACTTTCaatcaggatttatttatttctcatacaAATTATTTACATCTCAGCTGGGAGTAAAAGTTCTTACTGTGTAAATCTTGggatacacatatacacacactcacagacacatTTATCTGGCTTGTTTACTTATTGatacatttatttcctcttttgatATGTATCTCCTATTAGTTATAGATCTTCAACAATATGAGCAGTTTCATTACAATGTTTAAGTACTTTTTCTGTTCATAATTATTCCAGTgactttacttttacttttgtaCGAGCAGCAATAAGAAATTCTTACAACAATCCGAGAGTAATTGAACAAAGTATTCACTGATAATTTCTCTGTTCAAGATGGCAGAAAGTCAGCAGAGGAGTGAATATATGCTCAGTTAGCCctgaataaaattctgtttttcagcAGATGCAAAGGAGAAGCCACCTTTGATTAGAGAGAACATGTAATGGCTGTGTGAATATAGATTAGGTGAGAACATTTAATAGCTATGTGAATATGGATAAGCCACCAAACCAAACATTGCTGGGAACTAGTCGTTGTATATGTGGAATGGGGGATAATATTTGTCCTGTTTATATCTTTATAAGGCAAAAAGTaacagtcttttctgttttgcctAAAGGCAAAAAGTAACAGTCATTAATATTTATACATCCAATAATAATGTTCACAAAGCAGACTGTACAGAAGATGCATTGAACTATAGACATTGAAGCATATACatgaaaagagaatattttaatatacctTTCCTAATTCAAGACAgatcaaaaggacaaaaatagcAAGAATAAAAAGACCTAAAATATAACCAGTAAAGTAGATAATATAAGTACATATCAAACTGTAAAccatcataataaaaattatatcttcTTTCAAATGTATCCAaaacattgcaaatatttttataaacacaaCCTCAATAAATTTGAATGAATAGTTAAAATacaagcaatatatatatatatatatatatatatatatatatatatatagctaccTATAGGGAGTGGAAGTGAATAGATTGGACAGAGATGTCAGCTAGACTTCTCTGGTTAGACAGCGTTTTAtaggttgatttttttattcaaaaattaaaagcaatccctaaaagctgaaaaagaaagatgaaataaacaaatctaGCTATGTATCCAATTTGTGATATGTGTATGGTAAGATAAAACAATTGAGTAGTATGTTGTTACCATCAGGAACGGGGATATTTGGTGAGAGGCAAGGAGGAGAGATTGGAGAATAATAGAAAGCCTCAACGGTATTGCTAATGCTAGATGttcaatacataaaaattatatatatgcattaaaaatattgaatgcaTTAATGAATGAAAGGAATATCATATATCTCCTGTGGAGAATGGTGTTAGGGACACCAATTAGTAAGCTGCTGTAGTAAATGCTCAGGGCAGACAAGATGAGATCAAATTTGGACCAGAGtggaatatttttgtgtgttgagaaCTGGTATAATCTGTGATgtattcagggaaaaaaatacaatgaaggaCTTTCTGGTAGATTGTATATTAGTtatgagaaaaaagaattctgaatgaTTCCTAAGATTTTTACCTGAGTGAGGTTATGATATCTCTTTCCTTCGTGAGCATTAATTTTAGTATCTgttctgccttttttgttttttgttttttttaattcctgggcAAAGGAGATATTAATtctgtttgtatgtgtgtggaaAGGTACCTTTTGATCTTTTTCATTATGAGTCAGCTTCAAGCATTACAGAGTAATTGATTTGATTGGTTTTCAGGCAAGGGACTTGGAATAAAGAggagtcccattttttttttttaattttaatttttaggttttttttggaATGGTTTTAAAAGCTTCATTGAATCTGGATTTTATAGATCAATAGTACCAGACAAGAACATTTCTTGAGTTTGTGAAACACATCTTAGTGCCAGGCAACTGGAAGATGTTTGATAAATGCTTTTGGaaacataaggaaataaatgACTAAGCACCAACTGAGACTAGGTATTTTCCATGATAGAAACATTTCAGTCACAGATCCTGCAGGTAAAGACTTTAAACTTTATTGGGAGAGAAAGACGTTTAAATTCTTTTCAtgcagtgagaaaaagagagactggGTCTCAGCTAGAATTTAGTTCAAATTCTGattctattgtttaaaaaaataaaaataaaaggagtccCATTTTAAATTGGGAATTTAAACAACTTTGAAAGGACTGGGGCAGGAACGAGTCGTAAAAGAAAGACCTAGTCACTGGCCAAAATATAATTGACAAGGGTGAAGACCCAGGAAAGGTATTGGGAATACCATTTTTGTTTCGGATGTTGATTTCAACCGTTTGTTCACATTCAGTGTTAATTGGGGCTGAGACTTTTAGAGAGGATGTTCCTAGCAGAGAACATTTGCATTACAGTTCTGACTACCATGTATGCTTTCTCCTTTCACATACTAGCTTCAAGGCATCGGTATTTTGTGAtgaaatttctttataaataatgtGACATGGAAAGCACATGGCTGTCCTAATGTCATATGGGCAGCTTAAGGAGCTGATGCTACAATCCAGAACATAGGTATCTGATAGGAATTTTTCCAGAGTCCGGAGCTCTGATATAGATCTGGAAAGATCTCTccacaataaaacatttaatattatatGACTACAGATTCACAGTAGTAAAGAATTAAGAACTGAGAAGTTTCCTCACTAGCAAGTAGTAAAGTCTAACATTTGTATCTTCATTCAgtatcttcattttcctctttagtttttatttcctgttttaaatagaaacatcaagaaaaaattcTGGCCAACTTCCTGTATGGTTGAATACAGAACTGTtgtaggggagggaaagaaaaacatgaagtgaaaaataagataatCTCTGTTAGAACAGAATGGGAATTTCAACCAGATCCTGGGGTATtgatcagaaaaatgaaaatatccttaGCTATTGAAACATAGGGCTAATGGAGACAAACTCGTGTCTCTAAGGCCAAATGAGGACTTAATCTCCAGTGTGGCagattttcagaattttcaaaatgTGGAAGATGCCAGCATAAGACCAAGTGCAGATATGGAGTCCCATGTAGAAGCTATAGGGCTTCCACATGACATTGGCATCTACCATCTCTGGGCAGAAGTGAATCGCCCCAGTACTCTCCTGGAGGCTTCTATTACCTCCTTGTTTCTCAGACTATAGACAAGAGGGTTCAGTGTTGGAGTAATGACAGTATAAAATAGAGAGAGAATGTTGTCCTGTTGGGGACTATGGTAGTAATTGGGCTGGATGTACATCAACATGGCAGCTCCATAGTACATTCCTACCACAGTCAGGTGAGAAGAGCATGTGGTGAggactttcttccttcccttaccCGAGGACATGTGAAGGACAGCAATTAGGACAAACGTATAAGAGGCAAGGATAGCAGCAAGGGTAGGCATGAGAAAGATCACACCTATCACATATACCATGAGCTCATATATGGAGGTATCTGCACAGGCCAATTTCAACAAGGGTGGGATCTCACAGAGTAGGTGCCTGATTTTCCGAGACATACAGAAAGGAAAGTGCATAGTATATGAGGTGAGTATCACACCATTCAGGAATGCCAGGATCCAAGGTGTGGCTATTGTGAGCCAGCATATCCTTGGCCTCATGCGGACCATGTAGTGCAAAGGATGACAAATAGCCACATACCTGTCATAGGCCATGAACACCAGTAGTAAGTCCTCTGCACCTCCTGAAGTGAGAACTACTAACATCTGAAAGGTGCAGCCTTCAAAGGAGATGGTGTTCTCCCCATGCAGATAATCCACAAGCATTTTGGGAGTAACTGCAGATGCAAACATCAAGTCCATGAGAGATAGCTGGCTAAGTAGAAGGTACATAGGCACATGGAGCCAGGAATCCATTATAATGACCAAGAGCAGCAGGCCATTGCTGGTCAGGGCCAACATGTACAGGACAGCGATTGTGGCAAAAAGCAGTTTGGGAACCCCACTGTCATTCAGAATCTCCGCTAATGTGAAGTCATTTCCCAAGGTGGAGTTCCAGAGCTCCATTCTGTGGTTTCTTTACTTGTCTGAAATTACACAAGATCTAGGTAAAGTAGTTCTGATGTGATATCTGGAGACTCCTTGGCTTTATAATATTATAGCCTTTGATCAGCAAGATTAGTTGTTCGATTTATCATATTGTACTATACTTTTTCATTCATGAATTAACTCAGCATTATGTACTGATAACATGTTGCAAAAGAGCACACTTCTTCCCTACTTCTGATGTTTCCCTCAATGTTAGGGGAGTCCCATTGTGCAATAATTCTGGGCTTGTCTCTGCCTTATACTTCTACTCTGCCAtttactttttctgaaaaatgtggAGCAACTTAATGGGAAAGATTAAAGGGAAAATCTGGGCACATGCTAACCAGCCTCCTTTTCAGGAGATATAGGGTCTTTGAGAGGGCTAatatgtatttccctctctcccacccaggTTTTGAACCAAttgagaaagaagatatttgtgCAGGCCAAAGTGTCACCCCTgtttttcataaaacagaaatttGAGAATGAAGCCTATATGTCAGTCAGCAATGGGTTTCCTAATACCAACCCCCAAATGGACATAATTACTTTTGCAATCACAGGCAATATAGGAATAAGCCAGTTTTCCCACAAGGAAGGAATAGTGGGAAAGGGGAACAGGATAGGCCAAGTACTAGCAATTGtatctttcaaaaaaagaaatttatctgAGTTCTTTCTGTAATTGGATTATGTTCCTCCCTTCCTTGAGAAGAAATGAGGAGAGAGTAAAGACTAGGTGTCTTACATTACTATTTCCTTGACATAGAAGCaaattttgggagagagaagaaccatcCCCTCCCATGCCTCTTGTGTGCCAAGCACAAGATAGCTCCCAAGCATAGAGTGGAGTACATAACATAGAGAACACCTGACCACATtaagttatattctttttttttttcaccatctctgatttttacttttttttttaagtttatatctttattttgagagagagagagagaaagagagagagagtgcacaagcggggcaggggcagagagaaggagagacagaatcccaagcaggttctgcaccatcagcacagagcctgatgggaggcttgaactcacgaaccatgagatcatgacctaagctgatatcaagagtccaatgcttaatcgactgtgccacccaggaacaggcttcattttttaaaatttttattccagtacagttaacacaTAGTATTAAattggtttcagatgtacaatagaggattcaacaattctatatattactcactgctcatcaaGAAAAGTCGacacttggggctcctgggtggctcagttggttaagggtccgacttcagctcaggtcacgatctcacagtctgtgagttccagcctggcgtcgggctctgtgcttacagctcagagcctggagcctgcttcagattctgtggctccctctctctccgccccttccccactcatgctttgtctctctctgtctcaaaaataaataaaaacatttaaaaaaggaaactattttaaaaaaagataagtgtaCACTTATCTTGAGGAGCACTTATCTTCAGTTACGTTCTTATGAACGGCATTGAAAAATAGGTGTAGGAGCGTCTGGGttgctccgtcagttaagcatctgacttcaggtcagttcatgatctcacagtctgagttcaagtgccacatcaggtgagcttgtGCTCTGCTTCGGGAgagccttgcttctctctctctctctctccttctatctgcccctcactcacttgcacctcctctcctctctaaaaataataggtgtaatcacaaactgtgaaaattatcataatgaaaaagaagagatagTGGTTCTCATGTAGATTGGTAACTAAGAAAAtacctcttggggtgcctgggtggctcagttggttaagcatccggcttcagctcaggtcatgatcttatggttcatgagttcaagccccatgttgggctctgtggtgacagctcagagcctggagcctacttctaattctgtgtctccctctctctctgccactcatgctccatatctctctgtctctcaaaatgcataaacattaaaaaaaaattttaagaaagtacctctctggttcaatatttgtaaatcaatcaatatgatacgtcacattagtagaagaaaggataagaaccatatgatcttgtcaatagatgtagaaaaagtatttgacaaaatacagcatctttcttaataaaaaccctcaagaacgTCAGTATAGAAAGAACATatctaatgtttgtttgtttatttatttatttagagagagagagagagaaagagacagagtgggggaggggtagagagagtccattgactgatgaatggataatgaaggtgtggtttatatatacactggaatactacttggcaatgagaaagaataaaatcttttcatttgcaacaacgtggatggaactggagggtattatgctaagtgaaataagtcaaagaaagatatcatgttttcactcatatgtggaatttgaaaaatttagcAGAAGGCCATGGGAgttgggaaggggaaaaattagtttctaacagagagggaggaaaaccataagatactcttaaatacagagaacaaactgaggattgatggcgGGGGAgatgtggggaaggggaaaatgggtgatgggcacgaggtgggcacttgttgggatgagcactgggtgtttcatgtaaacaatgaatcatgggaatctatatctgaagccaagagcacactcatacactgtatgttagctaacttgacaataaattatattttaaaaaatgtaactggcaagaaggcagcagaggaagggtCTATATCttcaggcagcctgacctagaatgaagcaaagcatttctAAGCTTAATCttgaatggaaaagcaaaagactgtCCATAGgttctttgaagtgacaaaaaatacactagtgtcagttgtgggcatcttccaacattctgaataatcactgatttctgctaaaCACTGCAGTCTGAGACCCAggatctgagcatgggagatgatcaccaaCAATCCCgcaatgagaaagagagagagaaagacagaaaagaaccattggctcagttatgatcatgtgatgttcgacCTCACATACTATTTGTATTGCAaaattgctcatttatcaagttaaaatttagtagaaatgtttgctcatcttttgAACACTTGAagaacaagttactctcaatCCAAGGATTTACATGGTAAATATCCTCCAGGgattatattttgtgtattatgcAGGCTTAGAATATGAGAAAAGGGAGACTATTTCTACTCTTCTTCTGTATCAATCAAATCatgtttctccctttctgccttcacAGAAGGGATGCCCCATCTCACATGATGAGTAATTCTACTtgataaaaaatactatttttattaaaaaaaaaagacagaaaaaataccTCTCTGAGAGTGTGAATTTCAAGCTCAGTAGATCAGTAATTCTACTtgataaaaaatactatttttatttaaaaaaaaaagacagaaaagaaaatacctcTCTGACAGTGTGAATTTCAAGCTCAGTTTTTAAAGACGAGCataggggccgcctgggtggctcagttggttgagtgtttgacttcagctcagggcttgtgagtttgagccccaggtcagaatctgtgctgacagctcagagcctggagcctgcttctgattctgtgtctcctctctctgcccctctcctccttgtgctctgtctctgtctctcaaaaataaacattaacaaaaaaaatttaaaaaataaagatgagtatAAATGATTCAAATGAAGACGAG
Proteins encoded in this window:
- the LOC122482657 gene encoding olfactory receptor 2AG1-like, with protein sequence MELWNSTLGNDFTLAEILNDSGVPKLLFATIAVLYMLALTSNGLLLLVIIMDSWLHVPMYLLLSQLSLMDLMFASAVTPKMLVDYLHGENTISFEGCTFQMLVVLTSGGAEDLLLVFMAYDRYVAICHPLHYMVRMRPRICWLTIATPWILAFLNGVILTSYTMHFPFCMSRKIRHLLCEIPPLLKLACADTSIYELMVYVIGVIFLMPTLAAILASYTFVLIAVLHMSSGKGRKKVLTTCSSHLTVVGMYYGAAMLMYIQPNYYHSPQQDNILSLFYTVITPTLNPLVYSLRNKEVIEASRRVLGRFTSAQRW